The Henckelia pumila isolate YLH828 chromosome 2, ASM3356847v2, whole genome shotgun sequence genome includes a window with the following:
- the LOC140880487 gene encoding 17.8 kDa class I heat shock protein-like, translated as MSLIPTLFGDRRSKICHPFPTDIWAPFNVFPSSSTLNKAHGTAAGEVSAFAGACVDWKETPEAHVFKADLPGLKKEEVKVEVEEGGILQISGERSREREEKNDKWHRVERSSGKFLRRFRLPEGAKVEEIKAAMDNGVLTVTVPKQEVKKPEVKAIDISG; from the coding sequence ATGTCTCTTATCCCGACTTTATTTGGCGACCGCCGGAGCAAAATCTGCCATCCATTTCCAACGGATATCTGGGCTCCCTTCAATGTTTTCCCTTCTTCAAGCACACTGAACAAAGCCCACGGCACCGCGGCCGGGGAGGTCTCTGCATTTGCCGGTGCATGCGTCGATTGGAAAGAGACGCCGGAGGCCCACGTGTTCAAGGCGGATCTCCCGGGATTGAAGAAGGAGGAGGTGAAAGTTGAGGTTGAAGAAGGCGGGATTCTTCAGATCAGCGGGGAGAGAAGCAGAGAGCGGGAGGAGAAGAACGACAAGTGGCACCGTGTGGAGAGGAGCAGCGGGAAGTTCCTCCGCCGGTTCAGGCTGCCGGAGGGCGCGAAGGTGGAAGAAATCAAGGCGGCGATGGATAATGGAGTGCTGACGGTGACCGTACCTAAGCAAGAAGTGAAGAAACCTGAAGTGAAGGCGATCGACATCTCCggttaa
- the LOC140879640 gene encoding 17.8 kDa class I heat shock protein-like → MSLIPTLFGNRRSNVCDPFSTDIWAPFHGFPFSGPLINNANGTSTAGEVSAFAGARIDWKETPEAHVFKADLPGLKKEEVKVEVEEGGVLQISGERSREQEEKNDKWHRVERSRGKFLRRFRLPEGAKVEEIKAAMENGVLTVTVPKQDVKKPEVKAIDISG, encoded by the coding sequence ATGTCTCTGATTCCGACTTTATTTGGCAACCGTAGGAGCAACGTCTGCGATCCATTTTCAACCGACATTTGGGCTCCCTTCCACGGTTTCCCATTTTCAGGCCCACTGATCAACAATGCAAACGGAACCTCCACCGCCGGGGAGGTGTCTGCGTTCGCCGGTGCACGCATCGACTGGAAGGAGACGCCGGAGGCACACGTGTTCAAGGCGGATCTGCCGGGGTTGAAGAAGGAGGAGGTGAAAGTTGAGGTGGAAGAAGGCGGTGTTCTTCAGATCAGCGGCGAGAGAAGCAGAGAGCAAGAGGAGAAGAACGACAAGTGGCACCGTGTGGAGAGGAGCCGCGGGAAGTTCCTCCGCCGGTTCAGGCTGCCGGAGGGCGCGAAGGTGGAAGAAATCAAGGCGGCGATGGAGAATGGAGTGCTGACGGTGACCGTACCTAAGCAAGATGTGAAGAAACCTGAAGTAAAGGCAATTGACATCTCCGGTTAA